TTCAGGAGTGGTAGTAGAACTGGGCCAGTTTAGGAGTGGTAGTAGAACTGGGCCAGTTTAGGAGTGGTAGTAGACCTGGGCCAGTTTAGGAGTGGTAGTAGACCTGGGCCAGTTCAGGAGTGGTAATAGAACTGGGCCAGTTTAGGAGTGGTAGTAGAACTGGGCCAGTTCAGGAGTGGTAGTAGAACTGGGCCAGTTCAGGAGTGGTAGTAGAACTGGGCCAGTTTAGGAGTGGTAGTAGAACTGGGCCAGTTTAGGAGTGGTAGTAGAACTGGGCCAGTTTAGGAGTGGTAGTAGACCTGGGCCAGTTTAGGAGTGGTAGTAGACCTGGGCCAGTTTAGGAGTGGTAATAGAACTGGGCCAGTTCAGGAGTGGTAGTAGAACTGGGCCAGTTTAGGAGTGGTAGTAGAACTGGGCCAGTTTAGGAGTGGTAGTAGAACTGGGCCAGTTTAGGAGTGGTAGTAGACCTGGGCCAGTTTAGGAGTGGTAGTAGACCTGGGCCAGTTTAGGAGTGGTAATAGAACTGGGCCAGTTTAGGAGTGGTAGTAGAACTGGGCCAGTTCAGGAGTGGTAATAGAACTGGGCCAGTTCAGGAGTGGTAGTAGAACTGGGCCAGTTCAGGAGTGGTAGTAGAACTGGGCCAGTTTAGGAGTGACTGGTCAGGAGTAGGTCTAGACTAATGAGTGACTGGTCAGGAGTAAGTCTAGACTAATTAGTGACTGGTCAGGAGTAGGTCTAGACTAATGAGTGACTGGTCAGGAGTAGGTCTAGATAATGAGTGACTGGTCAGGAGTAGGTCTAGACTAATGAGTGACTGGTCAGGAGTAGGTCTAGATAATGAGTGACTGGTCAGGAGTAGATCTAGACTAATGAGTGACTGGTCAGGAGAAGGTCTAGACTAATGAGTGACTGGTCAGGAGTAGATCTAGACTAATGAGTTACTGGTTAGTAGTAGGTCTAGACTAATGAGTGACTGGTCAGGAGTAGATCTAGACTAATGAGTTACTGGTTAGTAGTAGGTCTAGACTAATTAGTGACTGGTCAGGAGTAGGTCTAGACTAATTACTGACTGGTCAGGAGTAGGTCTAGACTAATGAGTGACTGGTCAGGAGTAGGTCTAGATAATGAGTGACTGGTCAGGAGTAGGTCTAGATAATGAGTGATGTGAtgtatcagaaattgtgtaatgGAATTATATTCAtcctaaaatattgtcatatatTTTTAAATAGAGTTCatatgtgttttatacacattttctgtataaatatcctctaaaatatatgtaaacagaccatatatgtaaacagaccatacaTGTATCagatgttgttttcttggaaagctgtgagtgttattttttataaaatatcAGTAGTTGTTGCATTTCCAACTTGTCTAAGTCCCATCATCAAGTGATTTCAGCCAGTGTATGACTGTTGATCGACTGCATTCTTTCAATGGAACGTTACTATATTGAATTGGcagttaattaaaaaaaatatatggaatCCTTTCTCTAacactggctggctagctaacatacAGTGCAGATACATTCCTTACATTCATTGTTTTACACAATGCTACTCCCCGACCAAAAATGTCTGACCTTTGGACCatcatgtccattctagtattctGATTCATAATTCTATGATGGCAACAGCCTAGTTGTAAGGGGCGCTGCCTAGCAACCATCCAGAGCGTAGTGCATACCAATAAAGCCTCAGCACTACGGCAACATTTCATACTTAGCCGTAGGCAGAACTTTACCGCAATCTAGACGAGGTCGGTTCTCAGAAAAAAAGTTTTGATTCTAGCAATACTTTTCAGATGTTAAGAAAAGGCGGGAAAAAGTTGTCAGGATAAATTGTTGGAAAATCGTCTTGGTTTGAAaggtgtctctcctctctctctctctctctctctctctctctctctctctctctctctctctctctctctctctctctctctctctctctctctctctctctctctctctctctctctctctctctctctctctctctctctctctctctctctctctctctctctctctctctcaattcaattcaattcaattcaatttcaattcaaggggctttattggcatgggaaacatgtgttaacattgccaaagcaagtgaggcagatattatacaaaagtgaaataaacaatacaaattaacagtaaacattacacatacagaagtttcaaaacaataaagacattacaaatgttatattatatatatacagtgttgtaacaatgtacaaatggttaaagcacacaagttaaaataaataagcataaatatgggttgtatttacaatggtgtttgttcttcactggttgcccttttcttgtggcaacaggtcacaaatcttgctgctgtgatggcacactgtggaatttctcccagtagatatgggagtttatcaaaattggatttgttttcaaattctttgtggatctgtgtaatctgagggaaatatgtctctctaatatggtcatacattgggcaggaggttagaaagtgcagctcagtttccacctcattttgtgggcagtgtgcacatagcctgtcttctcttgagagccatgtctgcctacggcggcctttctcaatagcaaggctatgctcactgagtctgtacatagtcaaagctttccttaagtttgggtcagtcacagtggtcaggtattctgccactgtgtactctctgtttagggccaaatagcattctagtttgctctgtttttttgttaattctttccaatgtgtcaagtaattttctttttgttttctcatgatttggttgggtctaattgtgctgttgtcctggggctctgtggggtgtgtttgtgtttgtgaacagagccctagtaccagcttgcttaggggactcttctccaggttcatctctctgtaggtgatggctttgttatggaaggtttgggaatcgcttccttttaggtggttgtagaatttaacggctcttttctggattttgataattagtgggaatcggcctaattctgctctgcatgcattatttggtgttctacgttgtacacggaggatatttttgcagaattctgcatgcagagtctcaatttggtgtttgtcccattttgtgaaatcttggttggtgagcggaccccagacctcacaaccataaagggcaatgggctctatgactgattcaagtatttttagccagatcctaattggtatgttgaaatttatgttccttttgatggcatagaaggcccttcttgccttgtctctcagatcgttcacagctttgtggaagttacctgtggtgctgatgtttaggccgaggtatgtatagttttttgtgtgctctagggcaacggtgtctagatggaatttgtggtcctggtgactggaccttttttggaacaccattattttggtcttactgagatttactgtcagggcccaggtctgacagaatctgtgcagaagatctaggtgctgctgtaggccctccttggttggtgacagaagcaccagatcatcagcaaacagtagacatttgacttcggattctagtagggtgagaccgggtgctgcagactgttctagtgcccgcgccaattcgttgatatatatgttgaagagggtctctctctctctctctctctctctctagccacaAGGCAGGGTAGGGCAGCgagtgggagacagacagacagacagacagacagacagacagacagacagacagacagacagacagacagacagacagacagacggacagacggacagacggacagacggacagacggacagacggacagacggacagacggacagacggacagacggacagacggacagacggacagacagacagacagtgctgGGAACAGATACAAAGCATCAGGCCAGACACCCAAAGACAAAGAgaaacgagagaggagagaggagagagagaaaagagagaggaggagaggggaaagagagaggagagagaggagagagaggagagagtgagaggagaggagaggggaaagatagaggagagagaggagagagaggagagagtgagaggagaggagaggggaaagatagaggagagagagagagaggagagaggaaagagagaggagagagagtgaggagaggagaggggaaagaaagaggagagagcgagagaggagagagagaggagagagagtgagaggagaggggaaagagagaggagagagtgagaggagagagaggaaagagagaggagagagtgagaggagagaagaggggaaagagagagagagaggagagaggaaagagagagaggagaggggaagaggaaggagagaaagtgagaggagagcgagaggaaagagggaggagagagagataggtgagagggatagaggaaagagaaaggagagagagagagagcgagagagaagaggggagagcgagaggaaagggaggggtgagagaggccCAGGCATGGCTCAATGCTTTCAGCCTCCACTCACACACCACACAGGCTCCCATTCAGTAGCCCAGCAGCCAGCAACCAGTAGTCAGCAGCCAGCAACCAGCAACCAGCATCCTGGAGCTAGCATCCAGCAACCAGCAGCCAGCAACCAGCATCCTGCACAAAGCAGCCAGCAGCCAGGAACCAGCGCCCAGCAGACAGCACCCAGCAGCCAGAAACCAGCACTCAGCAGCCAGCAGCCAGCAGCCAGCAGCCAGCAGCCAGCAGCCAGCAACAAGCAGTAAACAGCCAGCAACCAGCAGCCAGCAGCCAGCAACAAGCAGTCAGCAACCAGCAACCAGCAGCCAGCAGCCAGCAACCAGAAGCCAGCAGCCAGCAGCCAGCAGCCAGCAACCAGCAGCCAGAAACCAGCAGCCAGAAACCAGCAGCCAGCAGCCAGCAACCAGCAGCCAGCAGCCAGCAACCAGCAGCCAGCAGCCAGCAACCAGCAGCCAGCAGCCAGCAACCAGCAGCCAGCAGCCAGCAACCAGAAGCCAGCAACCAGCAGCCAGCAGCCAGCAGCCAGAAACCAGCAGCCAGAAACCAGCAGCCAGCAACCAGCAACCAGCAGCCAGCAGCCAGCAACCAGCAGCCAGAAACCAGCAGCCAGCAGCCAGAAACCAGCAGCCAGCAGCCAGAAACCAGCAGCCAGCAGCCAGCAACCAGCAGCCAGAAACCAGCAGCCAGAAACCAGCAGCCAATAGCATGAATTACCTGCCTTTAGAAagatatacaggggtactggatCAATGGACTGACTATGGGTACTGGGTTACAGTCACCCATATGGCCTGAACTTCAATATGACAACTTTCTGCAGTAACAAAACACAGAATTACTGCAAAAATAGACATACACAGTGGATGACTGACATTTACACTGTGGATGACTGacattcacactgtggatgactgaCATTTACACTGTGGATGACTGatattcacactgtggatgactgacattcacactgtggatgactgacattcacactgtggatgactgatattcacactgtggatgactgacattcacactgtggatgactgaCATTCACACAGTGGATGACTGatattcacactgtggatgactgaCATTTACACTGTGGATGACTGacattcacactgtggatgactgatattcacactgtggatgactgacattcacactgtggatgactgaCATTCACACAGTGGATGACTGatattcacactgtggatgactgaCATTTACACTGTGGATGACTGatattcacactgtggatgactgacattcacactgtggatgactgaCATTTACACTGTGGATGACTGatattcacactgtggatgactgacattcacactgtggatgactgacattcacactgtggatgactgatattcacactgtggatgactgacattcacactgtggatgactgaCATTCACACAGTGGATGACTGatattcacactgtggatgactgaCATTTACACTGTGGATGACTGacattcacactgtggatgactgatattcacactgtggatgactgacattcacactgtggatgactgaCATTCACACAGTGGATGACTGatattcacactgtggatgactgaCATTTACACTGTGGATGACTGatattcacactgtggatgactgacattcacactgtggatgactgacattcacactgtggatgactgacattcacactgtggatgacagacattcacactgtggatgactgaCATTCACACTGTAGATGACTGatattcacactgtggatgactgatattcacactgtggatgactgacattcacactgtggatgactgatattcacactgtggatgactgatattcacactgtggatgactgaC
This region of Salvelinus alpinus chromosome 8, SLU_Salpinus.1, whole genome shotgun sequence genomic DNA includes:
- the LOC139582304 gene encoding uncharacterized protein encodes the protein MAQCFQPPLTHHTGSHSPAARNQRPADSTQQPETSTQQPAASSQQPAASSQQQAVNSQQPAASSQQQAVSNQQPAASSQQPEASSQQPAASNQQPETSSQKPAASSQQPAASSQQPAASSQQPAASSQQPAASSQQPEASNQQPAASSQKPAARNQQPATSNQQPAASNQQPETSSQQPETSSQQPETSSQQPATSSQKPAARNQQPIA